Proteins encoded by one window of Corythoichthys intestinalis isolate RoL2023-P3 chromosome 20, ASM3026506v1, whole genome shotgun sequence:
- the LOC130908801 gene encoding butyrophilin-like protein 2 → MYQSKGGIAVHSFYDKDDQLAEQNERFRGRTSLFKQKIKEGNTSLLLKNVAVGDEGEYWCTVANRQGLKESFIQLHVETPVRTIQIQKVDNQLICSSEGIYPEPELHWSTEPTLPHALSTKVYIHQEWQTQLYGIKGSLEIPGDSEADVKYICDIRSSRSSKRATWRKSYRDVWCRWNTSCLLEASFPIGDDVIIHWTHQSKGGAAVHSFYKNNDKLTNQTECFRGRTSLFKEKIKEGNASLLLKNVVVGDEGMYRCSMEAQSNYRDSFIQVHVESPVTTIQITKIGKQLMCTSKGIFPEPQLRWFTEPALEQTLTNVSTIHQEMWTKLYSINSSIDLMGDMEYICEISCFKSSKRITWKETRKMFYSSHLGADPYYSRKVGIGSGVLAIIIIFVVVPLIVYYAEKKLQCCHRVQRTTQERTSEDQPENVPLREGVNPILYTTSGHGPDWLPPGHT, encoded by the exons ATGTATCAATCAAAGGGTGGAATCGCCGTTCATTCATTCTATGATAAGGACGACCAGCTGGCCGAACAGAACGAGCGCTTCAGGGGCAGAACCTCGCTCTTCAAGCAGAAAATCAAAGAGGGGAACACATCTCTGTTGTTGAAGAATGTTGCCGTTGGAGATGAAGGAGAGTACTGGTGCACCGTAGCAAACCGCCAGGGCCTCAAAGAGTCCTTCATCCAACTCCATGTTGAAA CTCCAGTCAGGACAATCCAGATCCAAAAAGTTGACAATCAACTTATCTGCAGCTCAGAAGGAATCTATCCTGAACCTGAACTCCACTGGTCCACCGAGCCTACGCTACCCCATGCCCTTAGCACCAAAGTCTACATCCACCAGGAGTGGCAGACACAGCTGTACGGCATAAAAGGCTCACTCGAAATCCCGGGTGACAGCGAGGCTGATGTGAAATACATCTGCGACATCCGCAGCTCCAGAAGCAGCAAGAGAGCCACGTGGAGGAAATCAT ATCGCGATGTTTGGTGTCGTTGGAATACGAGCTGCCTTTTGGAGGCAAGCTTTCCTATTGGCGATGATGTAATTATCCACTGGACCCATCAATCAAAGGGGGGAGCCGCCGttcattcattttacaaaaaCAATGATAAGCTAACCAACCAGACAGAGTGCTTCAGGGGCAGAACCTCACTTTTCAAGGAGAAGATCAAAGAGGGAAACGCATCTCTGCTGTTGAAGAATGTTGTTGTTGGAGATGAAGGGATGTACAGGTGCTCCATGGAAGCCCAGTCAAACTACAGAGACTCCTTCATCCAAGTTCATGTTGAAT CTCCAGTCACTACAATCCAGATAACAAAAATTGGCAAGCAACTGATGTGCACCTCAAAAGGAATCTTCCCTGAGCCCCAACTCCGCTGGTTCACCGAGCCTGCGCTGGAGCAGACACTGACCAACGTCAGCACCATCCACCAGGAGATGTGGACAAAACTTTACAGCATCAACAGCTCCATCGACCTAATGGGTGACATGGAATACATCTGCGAGATAAGCTGCTTCAAGAGCAGCAAGAGAATCACGTGGAAGGAGACAAGAAAAATGTTCTACTCGTCACACCTTGGAGCTGACCCAT ATTATTCCAGAAAAGTGGGCATTGGATCGGGCGTActggcaataataataatattcgtAGTTGTGCCGCTTATTGTCTACTATGCTGAAAAGAAACTTCAGTGCTGCCACCGTGTTCAGAGGACAACCCAAG AGAGGACGAGTGAAGATCAACCGGAGAACGTTCCTCTGCGTGAAGGAGTGAATCCTATTCTATACACAACATCGGGACATGGCCCGGACTGGTTGCCACCAGGGCACACGTAG
- the LOC130909030 gene encoding butyrophilin-like protein 2 produces the protein MVQSFYHEADQPTNQNKHFLGRTSLLKENIKKGNASLLLKNIVVGDEGGYRCIVTHDMEKTEFIFKLHVEDEPNISSQSPVTTIQIQKGGEQLICSPEGIFPEPQIRWSKEHALAQALSNISSIRQEMQTELYSINSTLNLTGDMDYICDISSLNSSRRMVDNWHCHLANSLGPHHQKFRTLESNSVTASPSSNIYHDVWCRWNTSCVLEAGFPIGDDVVIHWLHLSVPEVYVHSFYHEADQFAYQNKQFMGRTSLFKKKIKQGNASLLLKNVIVEDEGRYKCYVGTHTDATESFIQLHVEAPVTTIQIQKVDKQLICSSERIFPKPELRWSTKPALPHALNTKFQINQEWQTQLYDIKGSLDIADDSDSYVEYVCDIRSSRSSKRDTWKKPYVITT, from the exons ATGGTTCAATCATTCTACCATGAGGCCGACCAGCCGACAAACCAGAACAAGCACTTTCTGGGCAGAACGTCTCTGTTGAAGGAGAACATCAAAAAAGGGAATGCATCACTGCTGTTAAAGAATATTGTCGTTGGAGATGAAGGAGGGTACAGGTGTATAGTAACACATGACATGGAAAAAACAGAGTTCATCTTCAAACTCCATGTAGAAGATGAGCCTAATATTTCTTCGCAGT CTCCAGTCACGACAATCCAGATCCAAAAAGGTGGGGAGCAACTGATCTGCAGCCCAGAGGGAATCTTCCCTGAACCCCAAATCCGCTGGTCCAAAGAACATGCTCTGGCGCAAGCACTAAGCAACATTAGCAGCATTCGCCAGGAGATGCAAACGGAACTTTACAGCATCAACAGCACACTTAACCTCACGGGTGACATGGATTACATCTGTGACATCAGCAGCTTGAACAGCAGCAGGAGAATG GTGGACAACTGGCACTGCCACCTGGCCAATAGTttgggtcctcatcatcagaaatttcggacacttgagtccaactCCGTCACcgcctctccatcatccaacatct ATCACGATGTTTGGTGTCGTTGGAACACGAGCTGCGTTTTAGAGGCAGGCTTTCCGATCGGAGATGACGTAGTAATCCACTGGCTGCATCTGTCAGTGCCAGAAGTCTACGTTCATTCATTCTACCATGAGGCCGACCAGTTTGCGTATCAGAACAAGCAGTTCATGGGCAGGACATCGCTGTTCAAGAAGAAGATCAAACAGGGGAACGCATCTCTGCTCTTGAAGAATGTTATTGTTGAAGATGAAGGAAGGTACAAGTGCTACGTAGGAACCCACACGGATGCCACAGAGTCCTTCATTCAACTCCATGTTGAAG CTCCAGTCACTACAATCCAGATCCAAAAAGTTGACAAACAACTTATCTGCAGCTCAGAACGAATCTTTCCTAAACCTGAACTCCGCTGGTCCACCAAGCCTGCACTGCCCCATGCCCTCAACACCAAATTCCAAATCAACCAGGAGTGGCAGACACAACTTTACGACATAAAAGGCTCGCTCGACATCGCGGATGACAGCGATTCTTATGTGGAATACGTCTGCGACATCCGCAGCTCTAGAAGCAGCAAGAGAGACACGTGGAAGAAACCAT ATGTAATCACCACCTAA